CTCTTAAAAAACTCACTGTCAAATCTAAAATGAAGGTTATGATCAAGAGCCTGATTTAAGCTCACTTCAACCGCTTCCAGCCCATCCATTAACTGCTGATACTTCACAGCATCAAACGGTGTAACAGATGGGCTGAGTTCAAAAAAACTGAAGTTCTCCTTTTTGGCAAACTCAATAAACGCTTCCGCAATACCGTCTTCTGTCTTTCCTTCGTGGTTATACAGGTCGTGATCCACCACTAAATGTTCGTGATTATCTCGCAAAAAATCACCCTCTACCCCAACGACTCGTTGCACCGGAGAAGGCGGCATCAAGTCGCTGAGTTCATCATCGGGCGGTGAAGCCGTAGACGATGAAATCTTGCGCCAAATCTTGTCTCCAGAGTTATCCTTCCCTGACTTTCGCATCGTGGCAAAAAAGATATTGTAGTCATCCTGTCGAGGGCAGAGTGCGCCTGCTTTGGGGTCGTCGTTCCATTTCTGCACAAACAGCACTGAGGTTTTTGTGCCCGTGTGCGGCTTAAAGGTGTTGCCATGTAGTCCCACCACTGCCAAAATTCGGCAGCGTTCTGCAATAAAATCTCGAATGTTCTTATCGGAAGAGTTGTTAAAGCGTCCTTGGGGAAGTACGATCGCCATTCTACCCCCTGGTTTCAAAAGACTTGTCGGGAAATAAGAGAGAATAGACAGCAGTGGTAGGGAAGAATGATGCTGAATATTGAAGGTGCGCTGAAGCAAGACCGACTGTTGAGGGCATTAACTGGGTTGAACCGGAAAGCATTTGATGCCCTTTTGCCCACGTTTACCACGATGTACCTAGATACTCAACAGGCCAAGCCTCGTCAACGTGGCCTGGGTGGAGGACGCAAAGCCCGCTTACTTACAGCCCAAGACAAATTGTTTTTCATCCTTTTCTATTTCAAATGTTATCCGACCTTCGATGTGGCGGGACTGCTCTTTGATATGCATCGCTCCCAGGCACATGAGTGGATGCATCGATTGCAGCCAATATTAGAAGCGGCTTTGGGACAGAAGATGGCGCTGCCGGAACGCCATCTCGAAAGCATTGAAGCATTTTTGTCACGCTTTCCAGGAGTGCAACGAGTGATGATTGATGGGACAGAACGCCCAATTGCGCGACCTCAAGAAAGAGAACAACAACAACAGAATTACTCCGGTAAAAAGAAACGTCATACGCGTAAACACTTGGCGGCAGTTGATGAAACCAAACGGGTCTTGATCTTAAGCAAAGCACGAGAAGGCAAACTGCATGACAAACGTTTTCATGACGAAGATGACATTGCAGGTAGTGTGCCTGATGAAATTCCGATTGAAGTAGACTCGGGCTTTCAGGGATTACAGAAGCAGTATGACAATCTCCATCTTCCTCACAAAAAGCCCAAAGGGGGCAAGTTAAGTGACCTTCAAAAAACGGAGAATCGTCAATTGAGTCAATCCCGTGTAGTTTGCGAAAATGCCTTTGCTGGTGTGAAGCGCTACAACGCCGCCAGTGTCATTTATCGTAATCGGATTGAAAACTTTGATGACCATTTGATGCTGACCGCAGCAGGATTATGGAACTTCTACTTGATGGCTGCTTAAGAGAATCCCAATTACAAGACCAGCATTGCCTCACTTATCTTTTATTTCCCGACAACTCTAAAAAGTCCAGGTTGCGCTCAATAAACAAAATGTCGCGCCCGACTTTGCTTTGCCACTTGCCATCCGGCTTTTTTGCTAGGTCATAGCGGGCAATCATGCGCGGTTCTGATACTGTTGGCGAAAGTGTTACAAACGCATAAACAAAAGTGTTACAACTAAAAGCTGCAACGGCAGATTGAAGGTTTGAGCTTACATAATACTTTCAAATACAAGTATGTATTACATTCGCCAACAGTATCCGGTTCTTTGATGTCCCCCGCAAAGGGCGGATTTGCCATCAGCACATCAAATTGAAACTCTCGATAGTCCTTGCTGTTTTTTGGTCGCAGCCGTTTGAGCCGTTTGAAGCCCTCATGGTAAATGTCATCCCAGTCATCTTGCTCGGTGACTTCATCCCACAGTTCATAGTCCAGGGTGTTCAGGTGCAACACATTCGTCTGCCCATCACCCGCAATCAGGTTCAGCGTCCGCGCCACCCGCACCGCCTTTTCATCAAAGTCGATGGCAAACACCTTGTCTTCCACATACTCTTTGCACCGGGGCGGCTTATCTTCCAGCGAAAATAAATGACTCGCTGACAATCCCTCATCATCTAAAATCTGCCGCCAGACATGAAAAATCGTATGCACCGGAAACCCCGATGACCCCGCAGCTGTATCAATCATGTACTCATCCTCTTGCGGATTGAGCATTTTCACGCACAGATCAATTACATAGCGCGGCGTAAAAAACTGTCCCTTTTCACCCTTGCTGCTCTGGTTGATCAAATACTCAAATGCTTCATCGATTACATCCAGGTTGGAGTTAAACAGCTTCACATTTTCCAACGACGACACACAAACCGACAGGTGAGACGGCGTGAGGCTAATTTTGGCATCCTCACTAAACACCCCTTCCCATTTCTTCTTAGCCTTGTCGAAGAGATCCTGAATCTTAGTTTTCAGCGCGGCTTCTGTCTGTCCCGTATTGCGAAATTCTAGAGAACGGGTCGATCGCCTGTTGCCCTGCCCAGAATACCACTCATCATAGAGCTTGGTGAAAATCAGCTTAAACAGTTCCTCAAATACATCTACCCCAGCATTTGCTAGCACATCATCTTCCATTTCTTCGATTAAGGTCTTGAGGGATTTATTCTCTTTCACCAACTTGTCATTGGCGATCAGGTCTTCTAGGGTAAACTTGATCTGGAGAATATCTGCCAGGGTTTGATTTGCATTGGGCAGCCCCGGAATGTCTTCAAAATAATTGGGGTCTTTGCGCTGGTAGTAGGAAATTTGATCGCCATTCGTCCAGACTGCGATCGGCGAACCTGTGGCATTACAGTAAGAGCGCAGCTGGTCTTTCCCATCCTTCAGCTTTGGCTTTTTTAGCTCCACGAGCATATAAACTGTGTTGGATGGAACGGTCTTTGTCCATCACCACGATGTCTGCCCGTTTCACCTCTCGCCCAAAATTCACCCCATACTCAACCTGAATGCGACCGAGGGGATAGTGCAAGCGATCGCTCAAAACCCGTAAATATAGTTGCCGGATTGCCTCCTCTGGCGTTAGCTTAATCGCCTTTTGGCGCACCAAACAAACTGTATAAGGAACATCACCGTTTTTGGTCGCCTTGAGAGTAATTGTCTGCTCTAACTGCTCAATTTCAGCGATCGCAAACTGCGACAGCTTATAATTTGAGTCCTTGAGGATATCGGCTAATTTCATCAGGGGCTATCAAGTTGACTCTAAGGGCTGCTTCGTCATAAGAGTTTAGCGCCATTGTAGTCACGCCTGATAATTTTTTTAATTCTTTAATGGCGCGCTTCCATACAAAAAGAATCTCAATCTAGTTACGTAGCGCTAGATTGAGATTCAAGTGGCTGTCGAGATCAGTGCAAAAGTGTGATTGGTTGTAATGGCTTCTATCTTGTACTAATCTCCATCTGCTGAGAACTTTTCTGCAACATCGGGGCAATTATATCAGCAGGAACAGGACGACTGAAGTAAAAACCTTGACCTTCATCACATCCACGCATTTTTAAATATTCAAGCTGTTCTTGGGTTTCCACACCTTCGGCTGTGATTTTCAAGCGGAGGCTCTTTGCTAGGGCAATAATCGCATTGGTGACGGCGGCGCTATCAGGATTAGACATGACATCCTGCACAAATGACTTATCAATTTTGAGCATATTTACAGGAAAGCGTTTCAAATAATTCAGGGAGGAATAACCAGTACCAAAATCGTCTAGAGCCAAGCAAATACCCAGTTCTCGTAATTGTTTTAAGGTTTTAACTGAACGATCGATATCAGCCATCAAAAAGCTTTTTGTCACTTCTAGTTCTAAGGAAGATGCTTGGAGTCCAGTTTCTTCAAGAATTTGGTTGACAATCTCAACCAGATAGGGTTGTTCAAACTGTCGAGATGACAGATTTACAGATATCCGAATTGGGGTAAATCCAGCAAGCTGCCAAGCACGGGTTTGGGCGCAAGCAGTTCGCAAAACCCATTCACCAATTGGTACGATCGCACCATTGGCTTCTGCAATTGGAATAAACTTTACTGGAGAAACCAAACCTAATGTTGGGTGCTGCCAGCGAATTAATGCTTCCATCGCTATAACTTGTCCGCTATGTAAATCAATTAGAGGTTGATAATAAACCAGCATTTCACCACGCTCCAGCGCTCCATGTAATTCATTCTCTAAAGTCAGTCGTTCCTGTAACTGAGCATTAATTTCTGGCGAATAGAATTGGTATTGGCTACGGCCTTGCTGTTTGGCCTGGTAAAGCGCTATATGAGCCTGTTGCAAAAGTTGAGCTACGCTATTAGGATCGGTTAGGTTATTAAGTGTGATACCGATACTGACAGTAATATGAATCAAGTTACCTTCTACAGAAAAGGGTTTACTCAGGTTACTCAACAGCACCTGAGATAGCTTAATTACGCTTTCCAAAGAATGAATATCCATTCGGGCAAGAGCAAATTCATCTCCTTTTAAATAGGCGAGAACATCTGTTTGCGCCGTGCAGTCTAATAATCTCTTGGCAACTGCTCTTAACAATAAATTTGTTGTCTGATGATCCAACCCATGACTCATACCAGTGAAATCATCAATACTGAGCAAAAACACAGCTACAAGGCGCTGGTTGTTTTCAGGTTGGGATAAAATCTGATGGAGGCGATCGCGGAATAGATCACGATTGGGCAATCCAGTCAGGTCATCATAATTAGTGATTTGGTGAATTAACTCATCTAATTTGTGAAGAGTTTGTGAGGTATCTGCCATCAACGTACCCGCTTCATCAGCAAATTCTGTGGGCAATTTAGGCAGTGTTTTGGTGTTCAGATAATTTTGTAATGCACCAGATGTCAAAATGACCGGTTTGAGGAGATGGTTTAGCGCATAGAGGGTGACAGCTGTACCCGCCAATGTAGCCAATAGAGCAATAATTATAACTCGTGCCGCCATCCCAAAGGAATAGGAATTTGAAATGACGAAACTCAAAAGTAAGGTTAGAAGTGGTACATGGGTACCTAAAAAAGCCACCAACATGATTTTAGCGGTGTAACTTTTTTTGAGCCATCCAAAATTAGCTAGGAACGAGTACAAGTACAAGTTTTGATTAAAATTCATAAATTCTGTTAGATCGTTGGTAAATTAGTTCCGAGCTATTCTCGCAAAAGAGTATTTTTTATTCAAATAAAAAAGAATTAGCTCTCTTGGAACCCAACCCTGATAAGGTTCTATATTATGCTTCCCAATATTATTTTATAATTAATATCCATAACGATAAAGTTTCTATGAAACTTATTGCACAAGCAATTTCATCATCAAAATCAAATCGTATTTATTCTTACACTGACAGTAATTATTCTTGTGATTAATGTGATATCAACACAAATATAATCAAAGATATTTTTTATATAGTTC
The Nostoc punctiforme PCC 73102 genome window above contains:
- a CDS encoding N-6 DNA methylase, yielding MAIVLPQGRFNNSSDKNIRDFIAERCRILAVVGLHGNTFKPHTGTKTSVLFVQKWNDDPKAGALCPRQDDYNIFFATMRKSGKDNSGDKIWRKISSSTASPPDDELSDLMPPSPVQRVVGVEGDFLRDNHEHLVVDHDLYNHEGKTEDGIAEAFIEFAKKENFSFFELSPSVTPFDAVKYQQLMDGLEAVEVSLNQALDHNLHFRFDSEFFKRIYFQVEAEIKALPHTRLSSTQPIIIHPTEIKREYVEDDSSGVLFFRTQNLRPLRVDLSNQVYISEEDAAKLSKNIIQKNDVLITITGANFGDTLIFKGEIEAIALSHVFILRNKKISQSFLAVFLNTFYGREQINKGMYGGV
- a CDS encoding transposase, whose protein sequence is MMLNIEGALKQDRLLRALTGLNRKAFDALLPTFTTMYLDTQQAKPRQRGLGGGRKARLLTAQDKLFFILFYFKCYPTFDVAGLLFDMHRSQAHEWMHRLQPILEAALGQKMALPERHLESIEAFLSRFPGVQRVMIDGTERPIARPQEREQQQQNYSGKKKRHTRKHLAAVDETKRVLILSKAREGKLHDKRFHDEDDIAGSVPDEIPIEVDSGFQGLQKQYDNLHLPHKKPKGGKLSDLQKTENRQLSQSRVVCENAFAGVKRYNAASVIYRNRIENFDDHLMLTAAGLWNFYLMAA
- a CDS encoding N-6 DNA methylase — encoded protein: MELKKPKLKDGKDQLRSYCNATGSPIAVWTNGDQISYYQRKDPNYFEDIPGLPNANQTLADILQIKFTLEDLIANDKLVKENKSLKTLIEEMEDDVLANAGVDVFEELFKLIFTKLYDEWYSGQGNRRSTRSLEFRNTGQTEAALKTKIQDLFDKAKKKWEGVFSEDAKISLTPSHLSVCVSSLENVKLFNSNLDVIDEAFEYLINQSSKGEKGQFFTPRYVIDLCVKMLNPQEDEYMIDTAAGSSGFPVHTIFHVWRQILDDEGLSASHLFSLEDKPPRCKEYVEDKVFAIDFDEKAVRVARTLNLIAGDGQTNVLHLNTLDYELWDEVTEQDDWDDIYHEGFKRLKRLRPKNSKDYREFQFDVLMANPPFAGDIKEPDTVGECNTYLYLKVLCKLKPSICRCSF
- a CDS encoding type I restriction enzyme HsdR N-terminal domain-containing protein → MKLADILKDSNYKLSQFAIAEIEQLEQTITLKATKNGDVPYTVCLVRQKAIKLTPEEAIRQLYLRVLSDRLHYPLGRIQVEYGVNFGREVKRADIVVMDKDRSIQHSLYARGAKKAKAEGWERPAALLL
- a CDS encoding putative bifunctional diguanylate cyclase/phosphodiesterase, with translation MNFNQNLYLYSFLANFGWLKKSYTAKIMLVAFLGTHVPLLTLLLSFVISNSYSFGMAARVIIIALLATLAGTAVTLYALNHLLKPVILTSGALQNYLNTKTLPKLPTEFADEAGTLMADTSQTLHKLDELIHQITNYDDLTGLPNRDLFRDRLHQILSQPENNQRLVAVFLLSIDDFTGMSHGLDHQTTNLLLRAVAKRLLDCTAQTDVLAYLKGDEFALARMDIHSLESVIKLSQVLLSNLSKPFSVEGNLIHITVSIGITLNNLTDPNSVAQLLQQAHIALYQAKQQGRSQYQFYSPEINAQLQERLTLENELHGALERGEMLVYYQPLIDLHSGQVIAMEALIRWQHPTLGLVSPVKFIPIAEANGAIVPIGEWVLRTACAQTRAWQLAGFTPIRISVNLSSRQFEQPYLVEIVNQILEETGLQASSLELEVTKSFLMADIDRSVKTLKQLRELGICLALDDFGTGYSSLNYLKRFPVNMLKIDKSFVQDVMSNPDSAAVTNAIIALAKSLRLKITAEGVETQEQLEYLKMRGCDEGQGFYFSRPVPADIIAPMLQKSSQQMEISTR